The Pectobacterium sp. A5351 genome contains the following window.
GTGTCTAGCCAGATCGTCAGCCCGGCGGCGCTTTCCAGCCTCAGATGCTCCGGCGTGGTCTGGATCGCCGTGCGGTCAGGGTCTTCCTGTTCGACCTGCCAGCGTAACGGCTGACCTGCTGAATCCGTGGACCAGATCAACGTTGAACGATGTGGCGAATCGATAATGTCATGTGTGCCGCCTGCCTGTGGCGACAGTAGGAGCGTGTTTTCAGTACAACCTGGGTCAGTCATGGTGATGTCCTGTAGCGTGCCGCCGGGTGGCGGCATTAAGAAGAGGGAATGTCATCCAGCAAGGCCAGCAGGGCGATGGCGGTTAATCCCCACTGCGCGACGGCATTGGTCGCCAGATTGGTGGCGGTGGTACTGCCGGAATGTTTATCAATGGTGGAATCAATCACCGCCTCATTGATCGGAGAGAGCACGATGGGAGGCGTTAAGCGCCGCTGTTCGAGCGTCGGATGGGCGATACCGCCGCTGCCTGCGGTAAATTCTTCCCAGGCGCGCTGTGCCAGCGCACGATCGTTCAACCGTCGTGCGGCAAAGGCAGTCAGTCGGGCATGTCCCTGAGCCAGATTGAGCTTTTTCACCGTCTTACCCACGGTCACGCTTAGCGCGACGGGGTCGTTATACAGTCGGCAGTAGTCGAGCCATGCGCGGGTAAACGCGGGATCGGGCAGCGCTTCGACCAGCTCACTACAGATTTCTGTTAGACCAAAAACCGCGCTCAGATGTGAAATCTCCACCTGATTCGGCGGAGCCAGCACGATGCGCCCGGTATCGGGATCGATAGCTGACCCGCCAGTGAAAAAACCGTGTGGCTGCGCCGCGATGGTTTGCATACTGGTGAGCAGGCGTTCACGCATTGCCGGATCGCCGTGCCGTTCCCAGGCGGTTAACCAGGCGGCGGCTACCGCGCCCCAGTCCGTCCCGAAACTCAAGCTGACGTGATGCGGATCGGCGGGCGATGTTTGTCCGATCTTGCGGCCGGGCAGGACGGTGCCGAGTGTACGCAGCGCCTCGACCTGTTCGTCCATCAGTTCACCGATGCGCTCATCGGCAGTGAGGTAGTAAAGGAAACGACGGTTGGCAACGGTAGAAATACGCAGCTGTTTGGCGCTGTCGCCCCAGTGGCGGACATTGTGTCGTGACCCCAGCGGACTGAAGCGTCCCAAATGGTGTACGTCCACTTCGCCCGTGTGGCGCGTCATGGCTTCTGCCATGCGAAATGCCTCGGCGCGCCCGCTGTGCAGAAAGTAATACCAGAGCCACAGATCGGTGCTGAGCTCCGAGTTATCCCACGCGTAGCCACCTACATCGTAGCGCCAGACGTGACGGTCGCTGTCATAGGTGTGCATCACGTCGCCGAAATCCCAGAAGCCGTACCATTTCCGCTGTTCAACCTCCTGCTGATAGACATCGAAATATGCCTCCAGTTGTTTCTCCAGCCGGACGCGGGCTGGCGTAGTGGCAGAGGAAGAAGAGACGGGTGCCCACAGTGGGCCAAACGCCTGCGCGCGGTGCAAGTCCTGAGCGTCCGCCACCAGCAGTGGCGGTTGCTGCATGCGTCGCGCCCGCTTCACCAGATCGTCCGCGTCGGGCGTCGCGGGCAGCACATCAATAAACAGTTCGCTGGTGCGAGCCACGCCGACCGCCGAACCGAAGCCCGGTTCGTAATCTTCGTAGGTAATTGCCAGCCCTTCGCGCTGTTTGTCATGGGTATCCTGAACCAGCCCGTCATGATAAAAGCGCATATCCATCGGTTCTGCCCACGGTGACCACAGCCAGAGCGTGACGGTCGCCGCGTCAGTGTGAGCCTTCTCGATTTCCAGACAGGCCGGGTAGCTCTGCCAGAAATGGCGTATTCCGAATGCCACGCCGCCGGTTGGCGTGCCCAGATAGCCGACGCCCGCCGCCCGTTCACCCGTGGCGGAAAGCAGCCAGCCCTGTCCGGCAGCGGTGCGTTTGTGTATCTGGAAGCCGTCGGGATGGTGCTGGGTCAGGCGGTAGCTGCCAAACGCGGGAATGTAATCCAGCCTTTTTCCGACCTCCGGCGAAAAATCTGCGATCGGCGGTGTAGCTTGTCCGGCCAACTGTGCCGCGATAACGGCTGCGCCGGGATCGCGGCGTAGCCCACTCAGGCCGCGTACCGCTTCACGAAAGAGTCCGCCTTGATCGGAAACGAAACGGACGTGACGATCGTGCAGTTCTCCCTGTAGCGGCACATCAAACGCTAACCCCAGCCCTTTCAGGTTGAGTTGTTCGTCATCGTTGTCATAAATCAGGGTGTGTATGACACGCAGCGAGTCGGTGTTCGCATAGCTATAGATACGGATAATAAAGGGGATAGACGTCCGCTCCTGCTGCTGGGCGTGATGCGTACCGCGTAGTGCAATCACTGTCCGCTGTGGCCCGTTTTGCTCCACCGTGACCGTATCAATCACACCCTGATAGGTATCCTGCGTCAGCGTGCTATCCGTTTCCGCCCCTCGCTGCATGCGCAACACCAGCCTGCCGTTGGTTAACGCCAGCCGATTATCCCGCCAGATTTCTTCGATCAGGCGAGAGCCTGAGCGTGGAATCACATAGCGAATGCGGCCCGTCTCCACCGTCCAGCCGTGCTCATGCTCGCTGACCATTGCTGAACCCGTCGGCGCGTCCTTAACGGGAATCGGCCGCAGCGTTAGCCCGTCTTCGGGCGGCGTGGTGCCGCCCAGCGCGTGTGCCGACCATTTAATCGAACCGTCCGGCCAGTGAGCCAGCGGCCAGCTTTGCAGGTCGTAAGTCCGCTGCTGCGCATCGTGCAGTTGGAAGCCGCTGTCGTTACGCACCGCGCCCTGTGGCCAGGCTACGCCCCAGGTCACGCCGGTGAAGGCGTGGGGCTGCTGCCCGTCCAGCCAGCGCAGACTGACCTGTGGCGCAGATTCGCCTGCGTAGGCAGAGGCTTGAGGCGTGGTGGCGTGCGCCGATGTCCAGAACGGTGCCGACAGCGCCAGCAGCGTGCTGTCGCGCAGGAAGCGTCGGCGCGAGTAAGCCATCTTGTCCATGACGTTAGCCCTTGAAGTCGTAGCCAATCGAGATCCCGACCATGCGTGGTTCGCCAATCACGCCCGTTGTGGCGCTGGAGCCTCTGACGGAGCGGTAGTAGTCTTTATCCAGCGCATTTTTCACCCACAGTGAGACGTTCCAACGGTTATCGCCTTGCTTACCGCTCAGTCCGCTAGACAGGTTCAGAACGCCATACGCTGGAATGCGGTTGTATTCGGAATCGTCAAGCGTGCCATAGGCCCAGCTCCGCCATGACCATTGACCGGAAACCGAGGCTTGCAGATTGTTTGGTGTATCCCATTGATAACGCACGCGTGTGTTGTAGCTCAGCGTCGGGGACTTAAAGACACGCTTTCCTGACATATCGCACGAGACGGCGGAGATTTCTGCCGGGCAGCGGGCGTTAGGGAAGTTCAGGTAGCGGGCATCCAGAACAGTACCAGCCAGGCTGATGCTCAGGCCGTCAAGCGGGCGCAGCGTCAGCTGTGTTTCGCCGCCGCGTGAGCGGAATTTCCCGGCGTTAATCAGGTAGCTGGTATCCGTTTCCTCGTCATAGGCGTTGTTCTGGAAATCTTCGACAACGCTCCAGAACAGTGCGGTATTCCATTCCACTTTGCGCTGTAACCAGTGGGTTTTGACCCCCAGCTCCGCCGAACGGGTTTTTTCTGGATCGACGTACAGCGAATCGATTCCGAGCTGCCTTGCTGCCCCGGATGAAACATTCAGGCCGCCGGATTTTTCCCCATAGCCCAGTGTGACGTAAGGGGTGACGTTCGGTGCTGCGAACCAGTTCAGGCTGATGGAGCCAGAGGGCAGGCGGTTGGTTTGCGAGAGCGGGCCAGAGTCAAAGGTTGCGCGGTTTTTGCGAACAAACGTCCCTTCTTTTTTCTCATAGGTCTGGCGCAGGCCGACAATGACATCCAGTTTCTCGGCGGCATGCCAGGTTCCGCGACCATAGACGGAATAAACGGTGTCATCCAGCGTGCCAAAGCGCTGAACGTTAATGCCCTGATAGCCATTTCCTACCCACGTCCGCACGCGGTTGTCGTTGTAGTAGCGGCTGTTTGCCTCGGTATCGAGGTTCTCTCCCCAGTAATCGACGCCCAGTGAATAATCGAACGTATTACCTTTGGGGGAATCCAACCAAAAACTCTGTGACCAGACGCGATCGCGCACGTCAGCGCCGCTGTCGTGATAGAGCGGAATGTTCCAGTTATCCGCCGTGCTGGGCAATACGCGGAAATAGCGTAGTGACGACAGAGAATTAACGCTATAGCCGTTTTTCAGCTTCCAGTTGGCCTCTACCGATCCACCGCCTTGCGCCACGCGAATAATATTCTCGTCATCCATCGCGACCTGACGGCCGCCGACAACCTTGAGGCCGGTCTGTTCCGCCCGAGTACGAAACGCATCGGTTGCGCTCACCAGCACCGAAACCGGACGCTGCGTGGAATCACTGTAATCGCCAGTGATGCGAAGGCTAAAGCTGTCATTAGGTTGATAAAGCAACTGACCGCGCACGCCGTTATTGGTGCTGCCTCCCAGTTTATGACCGTTTTCGATATTCGTGACGTTTCCACCCCGTTCGGTGCGTGACAGATTGATGCGTCCCGCCCAGTGGTCGCTGAGCGGCCCAGACGCCATCAGTTTGGATTGTAGATAGCCGCGCTGCCCGAAAGATTGCTCCAGTGAATATTCAGGGGTGAAGGTGGGTTTACGGGTGCGAATATCAATGGCGCCGCCGGTAGTATTAAAGCCGTAGGCTGCGCCCTGTGCCCCTTTCAGCACGCGGGTACTGTCGATATCCAGTAAATCATTAGAGATGACGCCGGGGCGGGACAAGTAAACGCCATCGACAAATAGCCCGACGCTGCCCGGCATACCGATGTTGGTGCCGCTCTCACCCCCGTCACCGATCCCACGAATCGTTACTGTGGTGTCCATCACATCGACGGTATCGACATCCAGCCCGGTCACCAGCTGCGACAGTTCTTCAAAGCGATACACCCGTTCTTCTTCGAGCGTTTTGCCATCGATCACCGATGCCAGCGTGGTCGGCGGCTGAACGGGCGTACGCTGGGCGTTCACTTTCACACGTTTTAGTTGAACGGGGGCGACGGTTGTGGCCTCCGTACGGGGAGTATTATCCGCGGCGATCTGCGGGTCGGCTGCTCGCGCTATTGCAGGAAGCGTTAAGACGCAGCTCATTAAAATGCCCGACATTATTTTGTGCTGGTGTTTTTTTAAATACTGTTGGTGTTTTTTAAAATACATAGCGTCTTCCAAATTCAGTCAATAGGCTACCCATTGCCGTGAAATTCACGGCAATACAGGGGCTATAATTTTTTGGGGGAAATAAATTACTGTGTGGCTTTCAGATAAGAATCATCCAGCCATTTATCGACATCAAAAGGTTGTCGAATAAGACGTGATTCATAAGCCAATGTGACGGCGCGTTTTAATTTTTCCACGAAGGTTGGATCCAATTCGGGTGAAAGACGTTCGGTTAATGGCGGCAATGTATCCCATTCGACGCGTAATATATTTTCCGGATAGCCTGACTGGGTGGCTAAGAGTTGAATAAATTCATCTTTATTTTTCTCATCGCTGGCCCAGTTTGCCGCTTCTCGTTGCACTTTGACCAGGCGGCGCAGAATATCCTCGTTGCCTTTGGCAAATTTCTCATCTACCAGCAGGAAGCCGCTGAGCTGGCCTGCGCCATTCAGGTCACGGCTAGACAGTGGGATGTCCGCCAGCCCTTTATCTCGCAGCGAAAGTGTATTGCTGCCGCCCCAGGTTGCATCAATCTGTCCGGCCGCTAACGCCGCGCTGGCCGCTGCGAAGTCGAGATTAATCAGCTTCACGTCAGAGGGTTTTAGGCCCTGCGAATCAAGCGCGCTGACGAACGAAAGCTCACCGGCTGTTCCGCGAAAGATCCCGATGCGTTTACCTTTCAGATCGGCGATTTTCTCAATACCAGAACCTTTCGCCACCGCCAGATAGTGATTGATGCCGCGTGATGCCACGGCGATCACGCGTGTATCCAGCCCGCGCGCACGGCCGATAATGCTGGCTAAATCCCCCAGATAGGCCACGTCAACCTGATGGTTGCCAAACGCTTCATTGATGACGGGGCCTGCGCCTTTAATAAACGTCCAGCGGACGCTGATGCCGTCTTTGCCAAATTCGCGTTCCAGCAACTTCTGGCTGTGAATGACGTCAAGCAGGCCACCGCCGCTGGGTTTTGTGCCTGCGCCAATGTCTGGCGCGGCAATACGAATTTCAGTGATCGCCGATGCGATGCCTGACCAGGCTATACCCATTGCCAATAAGCTGGTCACCAACCATTTTCGTCCTAATCTCGTCATTATGTTACCCGTCAGTGATGAAATGTTTGAATGTGAGTGTGCGAATATAAGTGTTGTTATTGCGCCGGTTTAGCGCGGCGTCATCTTGTTGCAGAAACACATTTAAAGGGTTGGCAATAAACTGACTAATACAAAAAAAGCATTATTATTTTTAATAAATCGCTAAATCAGTATTCATCGCTTATTTCCTTGCTATGCAGCGGACGAAAAAAAACTATTCCAACTATGCATTAGCCTGTTTGGGTTTATTACCTTTAGTTTGTCGTTAAACCATGGATGCGATGATCTTTCCGATGAAATAGATATCGATATACAGATACATACGTTGACTTTATTTCGCATGCAGAAAGAATCGATTATTCCAACGCTATTTTAGATTACCTCTCAATGTTGCCTGCGAGTTGAAGTATGAGGGGTATCAATAAACACGGTCAGGAGCACTAACCATGACGGAATTACTCTATGCGGGAGCGGTGTCAGGATCCCGGTCTTATTCACCGGAGCCGACTCCGCACGCCAGCCGGGTGAGCGGCGTCGTGCAGTCGCGCGTACCGACGCTGAATACGACGGTTTCGTCTCGGCCGGAGCGCTGGTTGGCCGTCATCGCGACGCTGCTATTGCACGCGGCGGTGCTGGCGTTGTTCAACGCAGCATCGACGCCGCCGGTTACCGTGCCTGCCCGGCCACAGCCTGTCAGCGTTGAACTGGTTGCGGCGGTGGCGGAGCCCGAGCTGCCAGCAGAACCTATTGAGCCTGAAGCGGTGACGCCGCCGCCGGAGATCGCGCCTCCCTCGGTGGACAACCCCGTCGATGACAACGCGCTGTTGCCGCCAGCGCCTGAGAAAACAGAACCGGAGAAAAAGGTTCCAGAGAAAAAGCCTGAACTGGCACCGAAAAAGGTCGCGGTGAAAAAGAACCCGCCAGCACCGAAACCTCAGGCGGAAGCCAAATCAGCTGTCGCGCCAATCACGCCCGCTCCGGTGACGCAACAGGCCGCCGCGCAACCCGTTGATGCGCCGCTGACGCCGCCGCTGGCGAATGCGGACTATCTGCATAATCCCGCCCCGTCTTATCCCGACGTGGCGATTAGCCGCGGTTATGAAGGCACCGTGCTCCTGAATGTACAGGTACGTGCTGACGGCAAGGTGCAAACCATTCGGATTCATCAATCAAGCGGCTATTCCTCGCTGGACGAGGCGGCCAGAAACACGGTGCTGCGCTGGTCTTTCGTGCCGGCGCGCCGCGGCAATCAGCCGGTTAGCGGCTGGGTGGTGGTGCCTGTCGATTTTTCGCTGAACTCATGAGGTATTGGTTATGACGCTCGGACACATTGAACTCTTTTCTGCGGAAGGCGCAGTGATTCTGTTATTGCTGCTGTTTTCCCTCGTCACCTGGGGGCTGGGATTACTGAAATTCGTCCAATACGGGCGGGCACAGCGGCGCGATCGGCGTTTCCGCGCGGCCTTCTGGCAGCAGGATGACGTTAACCAGACGCCGGAAACCAGCGCCAGACTGCCCGGTTCGCTTGCCAATCTGGCGCTAGCGGCGGTCAAAGCGCCGGAGCGGATTAGCGGACAGCTTGCGCTGAATAGTCATCTTCCCGATCGGGTTGAACGTGCGCTGCAACAGCAGATTCAGCGTGAGCGCCGTTCGCTGGAAAGCGGGCTGGCGATTCTGGCGAGTATCGGCAGTACGTCACCGTTTATCGGCCTGTTTGGCACCGTTTGGGGCATTATGGCGGCGTTACAGGACATTGGGCTATCGGGTTCCGCCAGCCTTGATACCGTCGCGGGGCCGATTGGTAATGCGCTGATTGCCACCGGGATAGGGATCGCGGTCGCAGTGCCTGCGGTGCTGATCTACAACTACTTTTTGCGTCGCCTCAAGCTGGCCGTCGCAGACATGGATGACTTTGCCCATGATGTCTACAGCGTGATGCAGGCGAACGATTTTCATGTCAGCGCGTTTCATCCCAGCGTGGAATCCTCGGCCACCGCTTTCTCCGTGAAGAACCTGAGAGAGGTGGTCTGATATGGCGTTCACCTCGCGTAATGATGAAGACGTCATGAGTGAAATGAATATCACACCACTCGTGGACGTCATGCTGGTGCTGCTGGTGGTGTTTATTGTGACTGCGCCGATGTTGACCAACGCCATTCCGATTCAGCTCCCGAAAACGTCGGCGGTGGCACCCGCTGACCGCGCCGATCCGGTGGTGATTAGTATTGATGGCGAGCAACGCGTGTTCATCAATAAAGAGAATCTGGCGCGCGAACAGCTGGTGCCGCGCCTGCAACAGGCTAAAACGGGTAATGCGGATCTGGTGGTGCAAGTACAGGCGGATAAAGACGCGAGTTACGGCGCAGTCGCCGCGCTGCTGGCCGATGTCGAGCAGGCGGGGATTACCCGTCTTTCCCTGCTGACGCAAAAATAACGCCGCCGGATATCGACAATCATGATGCCCAAATACCCGCTGCGGATACGCTCCGCCCCTGATGCTTCGCTGACGGATACCGCGCTGTTGGCGGGATACTCTGCGTTAGTCGTGTCTCTGGTTGTGCCGCTGCTGGTGCTTGTCGGCTGGTGGCTTGCCAGTCGTCACGGGTGGATGTCTGAACAGATCCTGCCGTCACCGCTGGCGGTGATTGATAGCGCACGGGCTTTTATCCCCGAGGAGCTAATCCACCAGTTGCCCATCAGTCTGCTGCGGCTGGTGATTGGCTTTAGCGGGGGGATCGCGCTGGGTCTGGTGCTGGGTAGCCTGTTTGGTCTGAATCGACGGCTGAATGCGCTGTTTATGCCGCTCTTTACCGTTATCGCGCAAATCCCGACGCTGGCCTGGATTCCGCTGTTGATGCTGTCGCTGGGTATCGGCGAAGCACTGAAACTGGTGGTGCTGGTGAAATCGGTAACGGTGCCAGTGACGCTTTATACCTGTGCGGGTATCCAACAGACGCCACAAAAGCTGCATGAAATGGCGCGTAGCCTGCGTTTGCCACCTGCCGCCTTCCTGCGTTACCTGATTCTGCCTGCGATGCTGCCGTATGTGATGACGGGTGTGCGGCTGGCGTTTTCTACCGGGTGGGTCGCCCTGATTGCGGTCGAACTGTTGGCATCCAGCGAAGGGCTGGGCTATTTGCTGGTACAAAGTCGCCAGTTGTTCATGCTGGATCTGGTATTCGTCTGCATTCTGATCATTGGCATACTGGGGTTTGCCGGAGAACGCGTGCTGCTGACGCTGGAGCGCCGCTGGATTCACTGGCCTGCGCCGGTGCTGGGGCGCGATAGTCTGAGCACGGTATTACCCGGTTTGTCGCTGACGCCCTGGTTAGCCCCGTTGATACTGGTTGCGCTGTGGCAGGTTAGTAGCACCTACGAGTGGGTGAATGCGGCTTTTCTTCCTGCACCGAGTCGCGTGATCGATGCGCTATGGACGGGATTGGTTCAGGGAGGGCTGTTCATCGATCTCAAGGCCAGCCTGCTGCGGGCGCTACAGGGTTTTATGCTAGGGAGTGCGATCGGCGTGCTGGTCGGCGCGTTACTCGGCGGTTGGCGTATTGCTGACAGGCTGTTTAATCCGGCGCTGTCCGCGCTGCGCTGCGTGGCGCTATTTGCCTGGCTGCCGCTGATTACGGCCTGGTTCGGGTTAGGGGAGAGCGCCAAAATCGTGTTTATCGCCGTGGCGGCGTTCTTTCCTGTGATGCTGGCAACCCGTCAGGGGATTGCCCAGCTTCCGCCTGCGCTATTGGAAGTGGCGCAGGTGCTGCGTCTGACGCCCGTGCAGACGCTCCGCACACTGATACTGCCCAGCGTGTCGCCGCCGCTGTTTTCCGGTCTGCGGCTGGCGCTGATGCATGCGTGGACGGGTGCGATTGGCGCAGAGTATTTCATGCCGTCGGGGGAAGGGCTGGGTGGCATGATGATTCGCGCACAGCAGTTGCTTGAATCCGAACGCATCATGGCGGGCGTGGTGCTGATTGCCACCGTCGCCGCACTATTTTCCCGGCTGATTACTTTGTCTGAGCGGCGGTTGACCCGCTGGCGCTTTGCATGACCGTTAACGGAGAAGCTATGTCCTTACATTTTCAGCACATTACCAAACACTTTACCGTCAACGGTGCACCGCTGACGGTGTTACAGGACATTGATCTTTCGCTGCATGCGGGTGAACTGGTTGCCATCATCGGTGCCAGTGGCTGTGGCAAATCGACGCTGCTGCGTTTGGCGGCTGGGATTGATACGGCCGAACACGGACGCATTCTGATTGGTGAGCGGCCAGTGCGCGGCATTCCCGACGATGTCAGTCTGGTGTTTCAGGAACCACGCCTGTTCCCGTGGCTCACCGTGACGGACAATATCCGCCTCGGTATGCTCAACCTCAACCTTTCTCCTGCTGAAGTGACGCGTCGTATTGCGCACTCTCTTCAGATGATGGGGCTGGAAGGCTTTGCTGATGCGTGGCCGCATCAGCTATCAGGGGGAATGGCGCAGCGTGTCGCGATCGCCCGGGGGCTGGTATCGACGCCGCGCATTCTCCTGTTGGATGAACCTTTCGGTGCGCTGGATGCGCTGACCAAACAGCAGTTGCAGACGCGCTTGGCCGAAATACGTCAGCAAACGGATTTGACGATATTACTGGTGACGCACGATGTGGAAGAGGCGGTTTTTCTGGCGGACAGAGTGGTGGTGATGTCGCCCCGACCCGGTCGGATTAGCACGATTCTGCCTGTGACGTTGCCCTATCCTCGCGACCGCACCAGTTCAATGCTATTGGAACAGCGGCAAGCGGTCAGCCAGGCGTTGCATCAGGCGGATACTGTTGAAGTCTGATGCAGCTAACTACCGCTTTCTCTCAATTTTAATCATCGATAGAAACCGCCGTGAAAGTAGTGGTTCAAGCTTTTGATAAATTTATTTTGCAAAGCGAAAACGGGAGTAACGGAATAGAAGAGTAAAGCGTTTGCGCCATGGATGGCGCAAGCCGAGCGCACAGGGATGTGTTTACAGCGTCTTTACGATCTATCCGTTACTACCGCTCAACTGGTTCTGTCAGAAACCCCAAGCACGATGAAAAGGCGGTTTTTCTTTTCTGCCCACCACGCGAGATCCATGCATTTTCAGCATAGTGAAGTGCTGTGATTAACTGGCATAATGCGCATGTCATTTTCGGTCAATACCTTAACAGGATATTCCTATTGGGTATGCGCAGGTGTGTTGGCCTATACTCGTCATACTTCAAGTTGCATGTACGTTGGCTGCGTTCACTCACCCGAATCACTTACTTGAGTAAGCTCATCGGGATTCCTTCTCTTGCCGCCTGCCTGAAACTTGAATTATTTAGAGTAGACACTCGTTAAGGCCGCGCGGGTTAGCGTCGATGCATAATCGTGACCGAGAGAAACACTTATTGCCGATACTCGCCGGTGAAAAAGGGCGGGTATATATCGTTATTATTGAGGTTTTCGCATGAAAAAAGTTACCGTTGCCGCAACACAAATGGCGTGTTCCTGGGATCTGCCTAAGAACATTGAAAACGCCGAAAAACTGGTGCGACAAGCGCATGCAAAAGGCGCGCAGGTGATCCTGATTCAGGAACTGTTTGCCGCACCGTATTTCTGTATCGATCAAAGCCCAGAGCACTATGCGCTGGCGCAGGAGCTGGAAACCAGCCCGCTGATTAAGCATTTTTCCGCACTGGCGGCGGAGCTGAACGTGGTGCTGCCGTTGAGCTTTTTTGAACGTGCCAATAACGCCTACTACAACTCGCTGGTGATGATTGACGCGGACGGTGCCGTACTGGACGTTTACCGTAAAACGCACATTCCGAACGGCCCGGCGTATCAGGAGAAGCAATTCTTCATTCCGGGCGACACCGGCTTTAAAGTCTGGCAGACGCGCTACGCAAAAATCGGCGTGGGCATTTGCTGGGATCAGTGGTTCCCGGAAACCGCGCGCAGCCTGGCGTTGCAGGGCGCAGAGCTGATTTTCTATCCAACCGCGATTGGTTCCGAGCCGGCTTACCCGGACATCGACAGCCAGCCGCATTGGACCCGCGTTCAGCAAGGTCACGCCGCCGCGAATCTGGTGCCAGTAATCGCCTCCAACCGTATTGGTACGGAAGCCAGCAAATATATCGACGGTCTGGAAATGACGTTCTACGGCTCGTCTTTCATTGCCGATCAAACCGGCGCGCTGTTGGCACAGGCCAATAAGACGGATGAAGCGATTCTGGTGCATGAATTTGATTTAGAAGCTATTGCTGCGCAGCGTGCGTCATGGGGGCTGTTCCGCGACCGTCGCCCGGACATGTACGGCACGATTGCCACTTCTGACGGCAAGACCCGGAGATAAGTGATGTCACAGTTAGCTACTCCTCATCTCACCACGCCGCATCAGGATGGTTTTGCGATGCCCGCCGAATGGGCGCCGCATGATGCCGTGTGGATGATTTGGCCGTATCGCACTGACAACTGGCGCGAACAGGGCGTTCCGGCGCAAAAAACGTTCGCGCGCGTGGCGGAAGCTATCGCTCAGAATACGCCGGTTATCATGGGCGTGCCCGCACGCTACATGGCGAATGCGCAACAAGTGATGCCGGTGAACGTCACGCTGGTGGAAATGGAAAGCGACGATGCCTGGATGCGCGACACCGGTCCAACCATCGTGCTGAATCAGGTGGGTGAACGTCGGGGTATCGACTGGCAGTTCAACGCCTGGGGCGGCGAACTTGGCGGTCTGTATGAAGACTGGCGTCAGGATGAGAAGGTCGCCGCGCAGGTGCTGGACTATCATCAGGCTGCGCGTTATGCCGCGCCGCTGATTCTGGAAGGTGGCTCGATCCATGTCGATGGTGAAGGCACATTGCTGACTACGGCGGAGTGCCTGCTCAATCCGAACCGCAACCCGCACCTGAGCAAGGCGGAAATCGAACAGTTGATGCGTGATTACCTCAGCATTTCGACGATTATCTGGTTGGAAGAGGGCGTGTACAACGACGAAACTGACGGGCATATCGATAACATGTGCTGTTTCGTGCGCCCCGGTGAAGTGGCGCTGCACTGGACGGATGATGAAAACGATCCGCAGTACGTGCGATCTATGGCCGCTTATCGTGTGTTATCTACGGCCAAAGATGCTCAGGGTCGACAGTTGAAAATCTGGAAATTGCCTGCCCCCGGTCCGCTCTATGCAACCAAAGAGGAAGCGCTGGGCGTGGAGAGCGGTGATGCGGTTGAGCGTCTTGCCGGTTCGCGTCTGGCGGGTTCTTATGTGAATTTCCTGATCAGCAACCAGCAAATCATTTTCCCATTGCTGGATGAGAAGACGGATGACGTTGCACGCGATCTACTACAACAGATGTTCCCTGGCTATTTGATTAGCGGCGTGCCTGCGCGGGAAATCCTGCTGGGCGGGGGAAATATTCACTGCATTACGCAGCAAATC
Protein-coding sequences here:
- the aguA gene encoding agmatine deiminase yields the protein MSQLATPHLTTPHQDGFAMPAEWAPHDAVWMIWPYRTDNWREQGVPAQKTFARVAEAIAQNTPVIMGVPARYMANAQQVMPVNVTLVEMESDDAWMRDTGPTIVLNQVGERRGIDWQFNAWGGELGGLYEDWRQDEKVAAQVLDYHQAARYAAPLILEGGSIHVDGEGTLLTTAECLLNPNRNPHLSKAEIEQLMRDYLSISTIIWLEEGVYNDETDGHIDNMCCFVRPGEVALHWTDDENDPQYVRSMAAYRVLSTAKDAQGRQLKIWKLPAPGPLYATKEEALGVESGDAVERLAGSRLAGSYVNFLISNQQIIFPLLDEKTDDVARDLLQQMFPGYLISGVPAREILLGGGNIHCITQQIPAAK